The Bacillus sp. Y1 genome has a window encoding:
- a CDS encoding helix-turn-helix domain-containing protein, with translation MEAEKWGRRIRAFRKLKGYTQEGFAKEIGVSVSVLGEIERGNRMPSDHLVETAAQALKVSIKDLMPQEVDE, from the coding sequence ATGGAAGCAGAAAAATGGGGAAGACGTATTCGCGCTTTTCGAAAACTAAAGGGTTATACACAAGAAGGGTTTGCTAAGGAAATCGGTGTTTCTGTTTCTGTGTTGGGCGAAATAGAACGAGGAAATCGAATGCCTTCAGATCATTTAGTGGAAACAGCGGCTCAAGCACTGAAAGTTTCTATAAAGGATTTAATGCCACAAGAGGTGGATGAATAA
- the dusB gene encoding tRNA dihydrouridine synthase DusB — MLKIGDIEMKNQVVLAPMAGICNAAFRLTVKEFGAGLVCAEMVSDKGIILKNEKTMNMLYIDEREKPLSLQIFGGEKDTLVQAAKFVDENTNADIIDINMGCPVPKITKCDAGAKWLLDPNKIYEMVSAVTDVVKKPVTVKMRMGWDEDHIYAVKNAQAVERAGGKAVSLHGRTRVQMYEGKANWDIIREVKQSIGIPLIGNGDVMTPQDAKRMLEETGCDGVMIGRAALGNPWMIYRTVKYLESGELMGEPTVREKIDVCILHLDRLIALKGEYVAVREMRKHAAWYLKGIKGNAKVRNGINECNTRADLVTLLTALVVEAEEKEAMVSQVG; from the coding sequence ATGCTTAAAATTGGTGATATTGAAATGAAAAATCAAGTAGTGTTAGCTCCAATGGCCGGAATATGTAATGCTGCTTTCCGTTTAACGGTTAAAGAGTTTGGTGCAGGTCTAGTTTGTGCGGAGATGGTTAGTGATAAAGGAATTATTTTGAAAAACGAAAAAACAATGAATATGCTTTACATCGATGAGAGAGAGAAGCCATTGAGCTTGCAAATCTTTGGCGGTGAGAAAGATACATTAGTCCAAGCTGCTAAGTTCGTTGATGAAAACACTAATGCGGATATTATTGATATTAATATGGGATGTCCGGTTCCGAAAATCACAAAATGTGATGCAGGAGCAAAGTGGCTTTTAGATCCTAATAAAATTTATGAAATGGTTTCTGCGGTTACGGATGTTGTGAAAAAGCCGGTTACAGTAAAAATGCGTATGGGCTGGGATGAAGATCATATTTATGCTGTTAAGAATGCCCAGGCCGTTGAACGAGCTGGCGGTAAGGCGGTTTCTTTACATGGTCGTACTCGTGTCCAAATGTACGAAGGAAAAGCAAACTGGGATATTATACGTGAAGTTAAGCAATCAATCGGCATTCCTTTAATCGGTAATGGGGATGTAATGACTCCTCAAGATGCAAAGCGTATGCTAGAAGAAACCGGCTGTGATGGAGTAATGATCGGTCGTGCAGCTCTAGGGAACCCTTGGATGATCTACCGTACGGTTAAATACCTTGAATCAGGAGAGCTCATGGGTGAGCCAACCGTTCGTGAAAAAATTGATGTGTGCATTCTTCACCTAGATCGTCTGATCGCTCTTAAAGGGGAATATGTAGCTGTCCGTGAAATGCGTAAGCATGCAGCTTGGTATTTAAAAGGCATTAAAGGAAATGCGAAGGTACGTAATGGGATAAATGAGTGTAATACACGTGCGGACCTCGTTACTTTATTAACGGCTTTAGTTGTAGAAGCAGAAGAAAAAGAAGCGATGGTATCTCAAGTAGGTTAA